A stretch of Streptococcus chenjunshii DNA encodes these proteins:
- a CDS encoding diacylglycerol kinase family protein, giving the protein MDLRDNNSQRKWKNMTLMASMEFAITGVLTAFKEERNLRKHLVSAVLAALAGLIFRISGLEWLFLFLAIFLVIAFEIVNSAIENVVDLASDYHFSMLAKNAKDMAAGAVLIVSGYAVLTGLIIFLPKIFSLILGQ; this is encoded by the coding sequence ATGGACTTACGCGATAATAATTCACAAAGAAAGTGGAAAAATATGACCTTAATGGCGAGTATGGAGTTTGCCATTACGGGGGTTTTGACAGCTTTTAAAGAGGAGCGCAATCTGCGCAAGCATCTGGTATCTGCTGTTTTAGCGGCTCTTGCGGGCCTTATTTTCAGAATTTCAGGATTGGAGTGGCTGTTTCTCTTCTTGGCTATTTTTTTGGTTATCGCTTTTGAAATTGTCAATTCGGCGATTGAAAATGTGGTCGATTTAGCCAGTGACTATCACTTTTCTATGCTGGCTAAAAATGCTAAAGATATGGCAGCAGGTGCTGTATTGATTGTTTCTGGCTATGCTGTTCTAACGGGATTAATCATTTTTTTACCTAAAATTTTTAGTTTGATTTTAGGGCAGTAG
- the ybeY gene encoding rRNA maturation RNase YbeY, which yields MYIELIDETEQVPQAIITQTLDLLDFAAEKIGKENKEMAVTFVTNERSHELNLEYRDTDRPTDVISLEYKPEEPLAFGHEAVEEHSDLAELLEEFDAYIGELFISVDKAHEQAAEFGHSFEREMGFLAVHGFLHINGYDHYTPEEEKEMFTLQEEILTAYGLTR from the coding sequence CGAGACGGAGCAAGTTCCTCAAGCGATCATAACGCAGACGCTTGACTTGCTTGATTTTGCTGCTGAAAAAATCGGCAAAGAAAACAAGGAGATGGCTGTGACCTTTGTGACTAACGAGCGCAGCCATGAATTAAATTTGGAATACCGTGATACCGACCGTCCGACTGATGTCATCAGTCTGGAATATAAGCCTGAAGAGCCTTTGGCTTTTGGTCATGAGGCTGTTGAAGAACATTCTGATCTTGCTGAACTGTTAGAAGAATTTGATGCCTATATCGGTGAGCTGTTTATTTCTGTTGATAAAGCGCATGAACAGGCGGCAGAATTCGGCCATTCTTTTGAGCGGGAAATGGGTTTTTTAGCAGTGCATGGTTTTTTGCATATCAATGGGTATGACCACTATACTCCCGAAGAAGAAAAAGAAATGTTTACTTTACAGGAAGAGATATTGACTGCTTATGGACTTACGCGATAA